A segment of the Filifactor alocis ATCC 35896 genome:
GCCTGCCCCAATCATTCCAAGTGCTCCTGTATTCGATACTGCCGCTGCAAATTCTCCTGTTGCGATATTCGCCATTCCGCCTTGTATCAACGGATATTTGATTCCCAAAAGTTCATGTAATTTCATAGCTCTCCCTCTATCGGTTCTTTTTTGTAATACTGTTGTTCAATGAATGTTATCCTATGTTTTCTCTACCATTCTATCAGTGTGCCGCCCCAAGTAAGTCCACCGCCAAATCCGACCATCAGCACTTTCATCCCTCTTTGCAACAAATTTTTCTCCGCCATCTCATCTAATGCAATGGGAATGCTCGCCGAGGAAGTGTTCCCGTATTCCGCAATGTTGACATAAAATTTTTCAGAAGAAATTTTTGATTTTTTTTGTGCATAATCAATAATTCTTTTGTTTGCCTGATGACAAACCACATAGTCTATTTCTTCTTTTTGCACCCTGTTTTTTTCAATGACATCTTCAATGCATTGGACAATGGTTGCAGTTGCAAAGCGAAACACTTCCTTTCCATTCATATAGACTTGAGGCTTACTTCCCTTGCCATCTACACCGAAACATCCGAGTTCTTTGCTCGTTCCCCTGCTCCCTACAGAAAAGTAACCTAAAGCTCCCTCTCTTTTTTTTAGGATAACGGCACCGGCGCCATCTCCAAACAAAATGCAAGTCCCGCGATCTTCAAAGTTCAGTAATTTTGAAATCACTTCTGTTCCAATCAAAAGAATATATTCATCTTCCGAAAAAGATGTCAACAAAGAGTCACAGAGCATCATTCCATAAATAAATCCACTGCAAGCTCCGTTAATATCTAAAGAGAGTATGTCTTCCGGCAACTGTAACTGTTGTTGAATCAAACAAGCAACAGAAGGTGTCAAATAGTCCGGAGTAAAGGTTGCAACAATCACTGCCTTAATCTTTTCTTTCGGTATATTCCCTTTTTCAATCGCTTTCTGTGCCGCCAAAACTCCCAAATCTGCCGTTGTTTGATTCTCTACATAGCGTCGACATTCTATTCCCGTTCGAGAAACAATCCACTCGTCCGTTGTAT
Coding sequences within it:
- a CDS encoding beta-ketoacyl-ACP synthase III, whose amino-acid sequence is MSFEVVSTGRYVPEKVVTNEDFVSKIDTTDEWIVSRTGIECRRYVENQTTADLGVLAAQKAIEKGNIPKEKIKAVIVATFTPDYLTPSVACLIQQQLQLPEDILSLDINGACSGFIYGMMLCDSLLTSFSEDEYILLIGTEVISKLLNFEDRGTCILFGDGAGAVILKKREGALGYFSVGSRGTSKELGCFGVDGKGSKPQVYMNGKEVFRFATATIVQCIEDVIEKNRVQKEEIDYVVCHQANKRIIDYAQKKSKISSEKFYVNIAEYGNTSSASIPIALDEMAEKNLLQRGMKVLMVGFGGGLTWGGTLIEW